A window of the Rhodoferax sp. GW822-FHT02A01 genome harbors these coding sequences:
- a CDS encoding HD domain-containing phosphohydrolase produces MTDSAEIQTDSKHFTRAVTDFGERKPVLATAPIFNDKGIKVAEKGVAINADMYERLMQHRLSEPIENLVSSASTVDGKFLRETAENLFLQIPFLARMAADAGMRELLLDVVSKISLPAPIAFQVTLCSEVQYDSFIHGVQVALISAWLAKTPTSLRFDVGMAATVGLVHDLGMLHLDPVLLQPEQVLSRTLRRQLYTHPLISAMLLKRHHEFPKEAVRAVEEHHESLNGSGYPRNLAGDAISPSGRILGLAAVVAAMFSHERRAPEMRLSVLLRMNMHRYDSVHVERVMRLLRPDQDAANAMSLVLEDPVRRLMDIEDAIAHWPSTLMKTPGLSKERLYGLNALAAQTAQLQRALATVGVAREQLVQIGDGIQDDIVKVELSLLAIEAAWQLRSMARQTRRRWHADHGEAYPDELQSWLDRVDDLTDEGSFHSGDTTKTHGT; encoded by the coding sequence ATGACCGATTCTGCAGAGATACAAACAGACAGCAAACATTTCACAAGGGCCGTAACAGATTTCGGAGAGAGAAAACCCGTCTTGGCCACAGCACCCATTTTCAATGACAAGGGCATCAAAGTTGCTGAGAAAGGTGTGGCTATCAACGCCGACATGTACGAGCGCTTGATGCAGCACCGATTGTCAGAGCCTATTGAAAATCTGGTATCGAGCGCTTCCACCGTCGATGGCAAGTTTCTGCGTGAGACTGCAGAAAATCTGTTCCTGCAAATCCCCTTCCTTGCCCGCATGGCCGCTGACGCCGGCATGAGAGAATTGCTGCTGGATGTCGTTTCCAAAATCTCTTTGCCAGCACCCATTGCATTCCAGGTGACTTTATGCAGCGAAGTGCAGTATGACAGTTTCATTCATGGCGTGCAGGTCGCATTGATTTCTGCCTGGCTTGCCAAGACACCCACCTCATTGCGATTTGATGTTGGCATGGCAGCTACCGTAGGGCTGGTACATGATTTGGGCATGCTCCACCTTGATCCGGTCTTGTTGCAGCCAGAACAAGTCTTGAGCCGCACCCTGCGGCGGCAGCTGTATACGCATCCCCTGATCAGTGCGATGCTATTGAAACGTCACCACGAGTTCCCCAAGGAGGCGGTGCGTGCAGTGGAAGAGCACCATGAAAGCCTGAATGGCTCAGGCTACCCGCGCAATCTGGCGGGAGACGCCATTAGCCCTTCGGGTCGCATTCTGGGATTGGCCGCAGTGGTTGCTGCTATGTTCTCACATGAAAGACGCGCACCTGAAATGCGCCTGTCCGTCTTGCTTCGCATGAACATGCACCGTTACGACAGCGTACACGTTGAGAGAGTGATGCGCTTGCTGCGACCGGACCAGGATGCCGCCAATGCGATGAGCCTAGTGTTGGAAGATCCCGTGCGACGCTTGATGGACATCGAGGACGCTATTGCCCATTGGCCCAGCACGCTCATGAAGACGCCCGGCCTATCTAAAGAACGGCTATATGGACTCAATGCGTTGGCAGCACAAACAGCGCAGTTGCAGCGCGCCCTTGCCACGGTGGGTGTAGCCCGGGAGCAACTGGTGCAAATTGGAGATGGCATACAGGACGATATCGTGAAAGTCGAATTGTCTTTGCTTGCCATAGAGGCTGCTTGGCAATTGCGTTCTATGGCCAGACAAACCCGACGCAGATGGCACGCAGACCATGGCGAGGCATACCCTGATGAACTGCAATCATGGTTGGACAGAGTGGATGACCTGACGGACGAGGGGTCCTTTCATTCAGGTGATACGACCAAAACACACGGAACATAA